One window of Sphingobacteriales bacterium genomic DNA carries:
- a CDS encoding DinB family protein yields MTMQATGESAILADVLNSTRILTNYYLHKAQGLDFSKRFEVNGFTTNSIHWIVAHLAWAEYFLVLKAVGNHDSDVPEWFDLFSIGAPFPALEEMPSYEEAFQAFKDMHLQSLELIKSVQPEELDQPNHLGIKFGGSDSKRMIIHHCIRHEGTHTGHLGWLLRMHGNKVV; encoded by the coding sequence ATGACAATGCAGGCAACCGGTGAAAGTGCAATTTTAGCCGACGTGTTAAACAGTACCCGAATTCTGACCAATTATTACCTACACAAAGCTCAGGGGCTTGATTTTTCTAAACGATTTGAAGTAAACGGCTTTACCACCAACAGCATTCATTGGATTGTTGCCCATTTGGCTTGGGCTGAATATTTTTTAGTGTTAAAAGCAGTAGGCAACCATGATTCTGATGTGCCGGAATGGTTTGACCTTTTCAGCATCGGCGCTCCTTTTCCTGCTTTGGAAGAGATGCCTTCTTATGAAGAAGCATTTCAGGCATTTAAAGACATGCACCTTCAAAGTCTTGAATTAATCAAGTCGGTTCAACCGGAAGAACTTGACCAACCCAATCATTTAGGAATTAAATTTGGCGGCAGCGACTCAAAACGCATGATTATTCACCATTGCATCAGGCACGAGGGCACGCATACCGGACATCTTGGTTGGTTGTTGCGGATGCACGGAAACAAGGTTGTTTGA
- a CDS encoding vanadium-dependent haloperoxidase, producing the protein MKNLSSGLLFLLLLFAIAFVSGCKEDENEFDTTEDFSAEVAHKWFDLTRKLTKETAGFTPPVAARAYAYTGIALYESVAGGSDHLHSLAGQISGLSQSAVSKPNSTEEYHWGIVANSCLTDIVKKLYPNATDENKTRIDSLSLAVEQSLSAGVDVEVFDRSVAHGKTVADEIYNYSVTDGQDQGYTSNFPASYIPPVGDGFWVPTPPAFLNAMQPYWGDVRPFVSDNITGTQPEAPIPFSTEATSAFYEEAYEVYETGQNLTAEQTLIAQFWSDDPGKTGTPGGHSISITTQVLRKQNANLGLAAETYVKVGMAINDAFISCWRCKYLFNLLRPITYIKQYIDPDYTTLLTTPPFPEYTSGHSVQTGAMATILTDMFGNNYAFTDSTHVSRTDIDGSPRSYDSFMDAANETAISRLYGGIHYRKAIEKGVIQGSQIGQNIIQKIEYHH; encoded by the coding sequence ATGAAAAACTTATCCTCCGGTCTTCTTTTTTTACTCCTTTTGTTTGCCATTGCATTTGTCAGCGGATGTAAAGAAGACGAAAACGAATTTGATACAACAGAAGACTTTAGCGCCGAAGTTGCCCATAAATGGTTTGACCTTACCCGTAAACTCACCAAAGAAACAGCGGGCTTTACTCCTCCTGTAGCAGCTCGCGCCTATGCTTATACAGGCATTGCTCTTTATGAATCAGTGGCTGGCGGCTCTGACCACCTTCATTCTTTGGCAGGCCAGATCAGTGGTTTAAGTCAATCGGCAGTTTCAAAACCCAATTCTACCGAAGAATACCATTGGGGAATTGTTGCCAATAGCTGTTTAACAGATATTGTGAAAAAGCTATACCCTAATGCAACCGACGAAAACAAAACACGCATCGATTCTTTATCTTTGGCTGTTGAGCAATCCTTATCGGCAGGGGTTGACGTTGAGGTCTTTGACCGCTCTGTGGCACATGGGAAAACTGTGGCCGACGAAATTTATAACTACTCCGTAACAGACGGGCAAGACCAAGGTTATACGAGCAATTTTCCTGCTTCTTACATACCCCCTGTAGGAGACGGGTTTTGGGTTCCTACTCCTCCCGCATTTTTAAATGCCATGCAACCATATTGGGGCGATGTGCGGCCATTTGTTTCTGATAATATTACCGGAACTCAACCCGAAGCACCGATTCCTTTTTCAACAGAGGCGACTTCTGCTTTTTATGAGGAAGCCTATGAAGTGTATGAAACCGGTCAGAACCTGACTGCCGAACAAACCCTTATTGCACAGTTTTGGAGCGACGATCCGGGTAAAACCGGCACACCGGGAGGCCATTCTATTTCTATCACGACTCAAGTTTTGAGAAAACAGAATGCCAATCTCGGTTTGGCCGCCGAAACCTATGTAAAAGTGGGAATGGCGATTAACGATGCCTTCATCTCCTGTTGGCGATGTAAATACCTCTTCAATTTGTTGCGACCGATTACCTATATTAAACAGTATATTGATCCGGATTACACAACTTTGCTCACCACGCCTCCTTTCCCCGAATATACTTCCGGACATTCTGTTCAAACCGGAGCCATGGCCACCATTCTTACCGATATGTTTGGCAACAATTATGCTTTTACCGACTCAACACATGTTAGCAGAACCGATATTGACGGCTCTCCCAGAAGTTATGATTCATTTATGGATGCAGCCAACGAAACCGCTATTTCACGGCTTTATGGGGGTATTCATTACAGAAAAGCCATTGAAAAAGGCGTAATACAAGGCTCTCAGATCGGACAGAACATTATCCAAAAGATAGAATATCACCATTAG
- a CDS encoding acyl-CoA carboxylase subunit beta, translating to MSVIISRINTGSAAYHENQQYISELLSKLEKHLTESRFQGSEKHIAKARAQQKLLARERIDLLLDQDSPFLELLPLIGLKQGGFGAGGTVVAGIGLVCGRLCMISANVGTNKGGAIDFFTLQKALRVGQIAMENHLPMINLVESAGANLPEQAKIFVQGGINFKEITQRSKQGIPSIAVVFGNSTAGGAYIPGMSDYIIMVKDRAKVFLAGPPLVKMATNEIVDDETLGGADMHSKVSGVSDYLAADEFEAIKIAREIISHLKPATPGFIPPAQISPPRYSAEELAGIIPASAQKPFDMREVIARITDGSEFAEFKPEYGNTLVTGFAHIHGYPVGILANNGVLFSESANKGAHFIQLCNRNNTPIIYLQNITGFMVGSKYEQEGIIKHGAKLINAVSNSSVPAITIMVGASYGAGNYGMSGRAYSPRFLFTWPNHKIAVMGPEQLAGVMEMVQRESVAKMGGEVDEEQAKQMREYLMKEVEAQSNAFYATSQGWDDGIIDPRQTRNVLGFCLAVVNNVPINSDNQYGVFRM from the coding sequence ATGTCTGTGATAATATCCCGTATCAACACCGGTAGCGCTGCCTACCACGAAAACCAACAATATATTTCCGAACTGTTGTCGAAGTTAGAAAAACATCTTACCGAAAGCAGGTTTCAGGGCAGTGAAAAGCATATTGCCAAAGCAAGGGCACAGCAGAAACTTCTTGCCCGAGAACGGATTGATTTGTTGCTGGATCAAGACTCGCCTTTTTTGGAATTGTTGCCGCTGATTGGGTTAAAACAAGGAGGTTTTGGCGCAGGAGGTACCGTTGTTGCAGGGATAGGCTTGGTTTGTGGGCGGTTGTGTATGATTTCGGCCAATGTGGGAACGAATAAAGGCGGAGCCATTGATTTTTTTACCCTTCAAAAAGCATTGCGTGTGGGACAAATAGCAATGGAGAACCACCTGCCGATGATAAATCTGGTAGAATCTGCGGGGGCCAACCTTCCCGAACAGGCAAAAATTTTTGTACAAGGGGGAATAAACTTTAAAGAAATTACACAACGCTCGAAACAGGGGATTCCGAGCATTGCCGTAGTGTTTGGAAACAGCACTGCCGGAGGGGCTTACATTCCGGGCATGAGCGATTATATTATTATGGTAAAAGACCGGGCAAAAGTGTTTTTAGCCGGACCGCCTTTGGTTAAAATGGCAACCAATGAAATTGTTGACGATGAAACATTGGGTGGTGCCGACATGCACAGCAAAGTTTCAGGGGTTTCGGACTATTTGGCAGCCGATGAATTTGAGGCTATCAAAATTGCCCGCGAAATTATATCTCATCTGAAACCTGCAACTCCCGGGTTTATTCCGCCGGCACAGATTTCTCCTCCCAGGTATAGTGCCGAGGAGTTGGCCGGCATTATTCCCGCAAGTGCTCAAAAACCATTTGATATGCGCGAGGTAATCGCCCGTATTACTGACGGGTCTGAATTTGCCGAGTTTAAACCCGAATATGGCAATACGCTGGTTACAGGTTTTGCCCATATTCATGGGTATCCGGTTGGGATTCTTGCAAACAATGGGGTATTGTTTTCAGAATCGGCCAACAAAGGGGCGCACTTTATCCAACTCTGTAACCGGAATAACACGCCAATCATTTACCTCCAAAATATTACGGGCTTTATGGTTGGTTCAAAATACGAACAGGAAGGCATTATCAAACACGGGGCAAAACTTATAAATGCTGTATCAAACAGCAGTGTGCCGGCAATTACCATAATGGTAGGGGCTTCTTACGGAGCCGGAAATTACGGAATGAGCGGACGTGCGTATTCGCCGCGTTTTCTGTTTACCTGGCCTAATCATAAAATAGCCGTGATGGGACCCGAACAATTGGCCGGGGTTATGGAAATGGTGCAAAGAGAATCGGTTGCTAAAATGGGCGGTGAAGTTGATGAAGAACAGGCCAAACAAATGCGCGAATATCTGATGAAAGAAGTGGAGGCACAATCAAATGCCTTTTATGCCACTTCGCAAGGCTGGGATGATGGTATAATTGACCCCCGTCAAACAAGGAATGTCTTGGGTTTTTGTCTGGCTGTGGTCAACAATGTACCCATTAACAGTGATAACCAATACGGAGTGTTCAGGATGTAA
- the fahA gene encoding fumarylacetoacetase yields MPLSIPANNPQLRSWIPVPDNSDFPIQNLPFGVFSDSKNLQPRPATIIGDTVIDLSALAGLGYFNSLNLDPNIFSGTTLNAFLQLGKPVWRAVRQRLSDLFNIENDLLKTNESHRATVLFYIHEVVPHLPVQVGDYTDFYSSKEHATNVGIMFRGADNALMPNWLHMPIGYHGRSSSLVVSGTSIRRPKGQMQLQDGQPPVFGPSRLLDFELEMAFITGQGKPMGESISTEEADDFIFGLVLFNDWSARDIQKWEYQPLGPFLGKNFGSSVSPWIVTLDALEPFRVPAPEQNPPVLPYLQYKGAKAVDIHLNVMLQPEGEAATEICRSNYKHLYWTMEQQLAHHTINGCNINAGDMLASGTISGASSDSFGSMLELTWRGTKPLILPNGIERKFIADGDTVIMKGYAQYPGSKLRIGFGEVSGKVLPAK; encoded by the coding sequence ATGCCCCTTTCCATACCTGCCAATAATCCTCAGCTAAGATCGTGGATACCTGTACCTGACAACAGTGATTTTCCCATTCAGAATCTGCCATTTGGCGTTTTTTCAGATAGTAAAAACCTTCAACCCCGTCCGGCAACTATTATTGGAGATACGGTGATAGATCTATCTGCACTGGCAGGGTTAGGATATTTTAATTCCTTAAATCTTGATCCGAACATTTTTTCCGGCACTACACTCAATGCTTTTTTGCAATTGGGAAAACCGGTTTGGCGAGCAGTACGACAACGATTGTCAGACTTGTTTAACATTGAAAACGACCTGTTGAAAACCAATGAATCTCATCGGGCAACAGTGTTGTTTTACATTCATGAAGTTGTGCCGCATCTTCCTGTTCAGGTAGGTGATTATACCGATTTTTATTCGAGTAAAGAACATGCCACTAATGTGGGCATTATGTTCAGAGGGGCCGACAATGCTTTGATGCCTAATTGGTTGCACATGCCTATTGGGTATCACGGACGTTCTTCGTCTCTTGTCGTTTCAGGAACTTCCATTCGCCGCCCCAAAGGGCAAATGCAACTGCAAGACGGTCAGCCTCCTGTTTTTGGTCCCTCCAGATTACTTGATTTTGAATTAGAGATGGCCTTCATTACCGGTCAGGGAAAACCGATGGGCGAAAGCATTTCCACAGAAGAAGCCGATGATTTTATTTTTGGCTTGGTATTGTTTAACGACTGGTCGGCAAGAGACATCCAAAAATGGGAATATCAGCCGCTTGGCCCTTTTTTGGGTAAAAACTTTGGATCTTCGGTTTCTCCATGGATAGTAACTTTAGATGCACTCGAACCGTTCAGAGTGCCTGCACCCGAACAAAATCCGCCCGTTTTGCCCTATCTTCAGTACAAAGGGGCAAAAGCGGTTGATATCCATTTAAATGTTATGTTGCAGCCTGAAGGAGAAGCGGCTACCGAAATTTGCCGTTCTAACTATAAACACCTCTATTGGACAATGGAACAACAACTGGCACACCATACCATCAACGGGTGCAACATCAACGCCGGCGATATGTTGGCATCGGGAACCATCAGCGGAGCTTCTTCCGATTCTTTCGGTTCAATGCTTGAGTTGACCTGGAGAGGAACAAAGCCCCTCATTTTGCCAAATGGAATAGAGCGAAAGTTTATAGCCGACGGAGATACGGTCATTATGAAAGGATACGCACAATATCCCGGCAGCAAACTGAGAATAGGCTTTGGTGAAGTTAGCGGGAAAGTTTTGCCGGCAAAATAG
- a CDS encoding T9SS type A sorting domain-containing protein, with amino-acid sequence MWFDSIPAPVSNYTLDSPLEIFDDFGNSYSLDDVAQPSNRMQLLPCDFDAGMINGANFNFQVDFYDPVGFGFNAGTPAAAAARDVVCQVLTDLSFMLDASPICDDNPPTLRIQILPSFYSWSTTSYTLGRASGYYYNFSTPNATKPGITHNSVWRTINGGEDPTSYPYVIGDFSYHGYMEFNFHENINWNFDMNDITWVNSFNFPDFYQVVLHEVMHMLGISSLINNDGNSKWQPVAGYDPPGTGLYTRYDKYLNDLGDPGLPLIVNNDNCYETVFNQPIACLTAGCDRIRFQGPFTPFADLSVYSPVAWAEGSSISHFGKDIYQTGSECDAIPYLMTPAIVNSTAGFAIRRPTDFEVEALCAIGYRVEGGYGDGTLPFHSAQNEIYLPACGHIAAGVDDDGLNCHDGFHFSACDFPFTILISDVLANDRGVQSTLDPACIDAIVGAITYTANTTSISIIDASLGFNVLSYIPISAATGEEANTTFIYFFVEHCLLNCTYTQPCDVVCNSTFIYDCPINNIPQFTLPTASGLTSDLNNCATFDGWRSCFGTPNFVLQTTLPNLDFPSPGSSIGMWSNINGAEALIGMADITAGQRYILSFHRAVTPLFNVLYGGSTLDNLYVHLLNEATAPCNNSFNIPNVIPNSQNIYTETNLPPQGWQQAINCFTADDDYDAILIHGRQNTDSSPYPYYLIDNVSIMPDTFFAGDTTISVSCCNSAILTGDSCNVIPNVFYTWELQNAATQDWEILEGETDPFLVSEPACDTCWHYRLIRNILTEETEFPVTGNFTCLTDTAHFTVCGQCCPPIAIEEINSNSTLQCCLDTIGFALQPGMPQVTNNATTDNRPAYVVPANATWTPTSNDFVTLGLVASGDPVLLDVDIVVPAGVTLFLQDMRMIFSPNTRIIVKRGARLSLNSSQFQTHLSGLCNSVWQGIQVEGPGLGIQRGFDSGTGFNNFGTVIATVQVLIEDAIIGIATQNLPIMDVYGISLVFNNNAVFNPQNSTAYPTLTAVLLTDYLNEASALATAGGVCIVADERVTFLNCFHGINLSWFNNSFNGQPRSEVLRASFISDGLKYPFSNFFTQPRTEAGVYMQNYRSVEIGETASSAGNIFAGLKYGIRAEECTRVAIYNNQFDACTVGISAATASIYPLASQYTVVNNQINNSRVAMQFSGTSMDVLQNSINTAPSSVGIIGIFARGCLFNIENQNTINSNTFGCILMNTGLLPNRIRNNDFNSNAIGIWAFGNNGIINAGGVQITCNRFDNGAVAIATQDYVVSGTVLTVGSLDNQGDCLFVNQNPADNVFNQNPGAIGFVTDIVASQTGGTFTYFHRADIPLVAQFTPSITGNVTNSQCTTPPDSPEENCGNRDLLEDEEIRGIEELSLLNFEMLRKSRHYEEEGDTTAAVNLLESVNNEFAQRLLLQKYMEQDDSAIVNATLAALPAATEDQQHFQRIAEIQWSLKSQNRIYLQLTPQEETDLRNIATAYSPSAHHAQTMLLIAHGEEYPCLLPDFPAFLDTALFNQIIGEGINFKNKPTTSDMSIGLLYPNPAQNFVYLQYSLPQESHAVFSLYDAVGRVLYVSNLQNSGQMQYAVEHLPNGIYFYHIAVNGKPWSYHKLVLVR; translated from the coding sequence ATGTGGTTTGATTCGATTCCTGCCCCTGTATCAAACTATACTTTGGACAGCCCTTTGGAGATTTTCGATGATTTTGGCAACTCGTACAGCCTGGATGATGTTGCCCAACCAAGCAACAGGATGCAGTTGCTGCCCTGCGATTTTGACGCAGGCATGATAAACGGAGCTAACTTTAATTTTCAGGTTGATTTTTACGACCCTGTCGGATTTGGTTTTAATGCCGGAACTCCGGCTGCTGCTGCTGCCCGCGATGTGGTTTGTCAGGTGCTTACCGATTTATCTTTTATGTTGGATGCCAGCCCGATATGCGATGATAATCCCCCCACCCTGCGCATCCAAATACTACCTTCCTTTTATTCATGGTCAACAACCAGTTATACGCTCGGTAGAGCATCCGGCTATTACTACAATTTCAGCACTCCAAACGCCACTAAACCCGGCATAACGCACAACAGCGTATGGCGCACCATCAACGGAGGTGAAGACCCTACATCTTATCCTTATGTCATAGGTGATTTTTCTTATCACGGATACATGGAATTTAATTTCCACGAAAACATCAACTGGAACTTCGACATGAATGATATTACATGGGTGAACTCCTTTAATTTTCCCGACTTTTATCAGGTAGTATTACACGAGGTTATGCACATGTTGGGTATCAGTTCTTTAATTAACAATGACGGCAACAGTAAATGGCAACCTGTGGCAGGGTATGACCCGCCTGGTACAGGGCTATATACCCGGTATGACAAGTATTTGAATGATCTGGGTGACCCCGGCCTTCCTCTAATAGTTAATAACGACAATTGCTATGAAACTGTTTTTAATCAACCGATTGCTTGTCTAACTGCCGGTTGCGACAGAATCCGGTTTCAAGGACCATTTACACCATTTGCCGATTTATCAGTTTATAGTCCTGTTGCATGGGCGGAAGGCAGCAGTATCAGCCATTTTGGAAAAGATATTTATCAAACCGGATCCGAGTGCGATGCAATTCCTTATTTAATGACCCCTGCTATCGTAAACAGTACTGCCGGATTTGCCATACGCCGCCCCACTGACTTCGAAGTTGAAGCGTTATGCGCCATTGGCTACCGTGTAGAAGGCGGATATGGCGATGGCACACTGCCTTTTCATTCGGCTCAAAATGAAATCTATTTACCTGCTTGTGGACATATTGCTGCCGGTGTTGATGACGACGGTTTAAATTGCCACGATGGATTTCATTTCTCAGCCTGCGATTTTCCGTTTACCATCCTCATCAGCGATGTTTTAGCCAACGACCGAGGTGTGCAATCCACCTTAGACCCTGCTTGTATTGATGCTATTGTAGGTGCTATCACCTATACAGCCAATACCACATCTATTTCAATTATTGATGCTAGTTTAGGTTTTAATGTACTAAGCTATATACCCATAAGTGCTGCCACCGGAGAAGAAGCAAACACCACATTTATTTATTTTTTCGTTGAACATTGTTTGTTAAACTGTACTTATACTCAACCTTGCGATGTAGTATGCAACAGTACTTTTATTTACGACTGCCCTATCAATAATATACCCCAATTTACTTTACCTACTGCTTCCGGATTGACCAGCGATCTAAACAATTGTGCTACTTTTGATGGATGGCGTTCGTGTTTCGGAACGCCTAATTTTGTACTACAAACAACACTCCCCAACTTGGATTTTCCTTCCCCCGGATCTAGTATCGGTATGTGGTCTAATATAAATGGTGCAGAAGCTTTAATTGGAATGGCTGATATCACTGCCGGCCAACGATACATCCTTTCTTTTCATAGAGCAGTCACACCACTTTTCAACGTTCTTTATGGGGGGAGTACTCTAGACAACCTCTATGTACATTTGCTTAACGAAGCAACTGCTCCTTGTAATAATTCATTTAATATTCCGAATGTCATTCCTAACAGCCAAAACATCTATACCGAAACTAATTTGCCGCCACAAGGTTGGCAGCAAGCCATCAACTGCTTTACTGCTGATGACGATTATGATGCAATTCTGATTCATGGCAGGCAAAATACAGATAGTTCGCCTTACCCCTACTATCTTATAGACAACGTCAGCATCATGCCCGATACTTTTTTTGCCGGCGACACCACCATCAGCGTTTCTTGCTGCAATAGTGCTATACTGACAGGTGATAGTTGTAATGTCATTCCCAATGTGTTCTATACTTGGGAACTCCAAAATGCCGCCACCCAAGACTGGGAAATCCTCGAAGGGGAAACAGACCCTTTTTTGGTGAGTGAACCTGCCTGCGATACTTGTTGGCATTACCGGCTTATCCGCAATATTCTTACAGAAGAAACCGAATTTCCGGTAACCGGCAACTTCACCTGCCTTACCGATACTGCCCATTTTACCGTTTGTGGACAATGCTGTCCTCCTATTGCCATAGAAGAAATAAACAGTAACTCCACCTTACAATGCTGCTTAGACACCATTGGCTTTGCCCTGCAACCCGGTATGCCGCAAGTAACCAATAATGCTACTACCGATAACAGACCCGCTTATGTTGTTCCGGCGAACGCAACATGGACACCCACTTCTAATGATTTTGTCACACTCGGATTGGTAGCCTCCGGCGACCCCGTTTTATTGGATGTGGACATCGTAGTGCCTGCCGGGGTTACTCTTTTTCTGCAAGACATGCGTATGATATTTAGCCCGAACACCAGAATTATAGTCAAAAGAGGCGCACGTTTGTCGCTTAATTCCAGTCAGTTCCAAACCCATCTTTCCGGACTATGCAACAGCGTTTGGCAGGGCATACAGGTAGAGGGTCCCGGCTTGGGCATCCAACGAGGTTTTGATTCCGGCACGGGTTTTAACAATTTCGGTACGGTAATTGCAACTGTCCAAGTATTGATTGAAGATGCTATTATCGGCATAGCTACTCAAAACCTGCCAATTATGGATGTGTATGGTATTAGCTTAGTGTTCAACAATAATGCGGTTTTTAACCCGCAAAATTCCACAGCATACCCCACACTGACTGCCGTTCTTCTCACAGACTACCTGAATGAAGCAAGCGCTTTGGCTACTGCCGGCGGAGTTTGTATTGTTGCTGATGAGAGGGTAACTTTCTTGAATTGCTTTCATGGAATCAATCTGAGTTGGTTTAATAATTCTTTTAACGGACAACCCCGTTCCGAAGTGTTGAGGGCAAGCTTTATATCCGACGGCTTAAAATACCCGTTTTCAAATTTCTTTACACAACCAAGAACCGAAGCCGGGGTGTATATGCAAAACTACCGATCGGTAGAAATAGGCGAAACTGCAAGCTCGGCAGGCAATATTTTCGCCGGACTTAAATATGGCATCCGTGCCGAAGAATGCACACGAGTTGCCATCTATAACAATCAGTTTGATGCCTGTACAGTTGGAATTTCTGCCGCCACGGCCAGTATATACCCATTAGCGTCTCAATATACGGTGGTTAACAATCAAATCAACAATTCGCGTGTAGCGATGCAGTTTAGCGGTACTTCTATGGATGTTCTCCAGAACAGCATTAATACTGCTCCAAGCAGCGTTGGCATTATAGGCATCTTTGCCCGCGGATGCCTGTTCAATATCGAAAACCAAAACACCATCAACAGCAATACTTTTGGTTGTATCCTGATGAATACCGGACTCTTGCCCAACAGAATCCGCAACAACGATTTTAATAGTAATGCTATTGGAATATGGGCTTTTGGGAATAATGGTATTATAAACGCCGGAGGCGTTCAGATTACCTGTAATCGGTTCGACAACGGTGCCGTTGCCATAGCCACACAAGACTATGTAGTAAGCGGCACGGTCTTAACCGTTGGCAGTTTAGACAATCAGGGAGATTGCTTATTTGTAAACCAAAACCCCGCCGACAATGTATTCAACCAAAATCCGGGAGCAATAGGATTTGTTACCGACATCGTCGCCTCACAAACCGGTGGGACGTTTACCTACTTCCACCGTGCCGACATCCCGCTCGTTGCCCAGTTTACGCCTTCCATAACGGGCAATGTAACCAACTCACAGTGCACTACGCCACCTGATAGCCCCGAAGAAAACTGTGGGAACCGCGATTTGTTGGAAGACGAAGAAATAAGAGGCATTGAAGAACTATCGCTTTTAAACTTCGAAATGCTTCGAAAATCCCGCCACTACGAAGAAGAGGGAGATACAACAGCCGCCGTCAACCTGCTTGAAAGCGTAAACAACGAGTTTGCCCAACGCCTGCTATTGCAAAAATACATGGAGCAGGACGATTCCGCTATTGTCAATGCTACTTTGGCTGCCCTGCCCGCCGCTACGGAAGACCAACAACATTTCCAGCGAATAGCAGAAATACAATGGTCGCTGAAAAGCCAAAACCGAATCTATCTGCAACTGACTCCGCAGGAAGAAACCGACCTGCGCAACATTGCCACAGCCTACTCGCCCTCTGCCCATCATGCGCAAACGATGTTGCTTATTGCCCATGGCGAGGAGTACCCTTGCTTATTACCCGATTTTCCGGCTTTTTTAGATACCGCTTTGTTCAACCAAATTATCGGAGAAGGCATCAATTTCAAAAACAAACCAACTACCTCGGATATGTCTATCGGCTTATTGTACCCTAATCCCGCTCAAAACTTTGTATATCTGCAATATAGTCTGCCGCAAGAATCTCACGCCGTTTTCAGTCTTTACGATGCGGTCGGACGTGTTTTATACGTCAGTAATCTTCAAAATTCGGGACAAATGCAGTATGCCGTTGAGCATTTGCCTAATGGTATTTATTTCTACCATATTGCCGTAAACGGCAAACCTTGGTCGTATCATAAACTGGTTTTGGTTCGGTAA